A single region of the Streptomyces virginiae genome encodes:
- a CDS encoding cytochrome P450 — protein sequence MRTVQGAALDGLRARVRALAARRRPEHAGRTPRGEAPGAGRRPTMPGPGTETPGRRTPVKESSRYAVLAPPPTAVRGTTARAALTGVGGLLRGLARPRPGDVRTSAAALRALRARRGDAPALIRTRSGQTFLVLLDPQDLRRFYAEPVSLLAAAAPDKCRGLAPEEPADSGCSRGDLRAEQRQVGAEVLASDRPVHPSCGPFLTALADEARHLTAAGGATGARTAPASLDLARARYAVHRAARRIVLGDAAAADEELSGWLTQLRAEGRSPRGGRVRAARSVHDKARARIEEYADRATDDTLVGRAARHADPTGTFDPVGQAQHWLQALDAVPDTLLRTLLLLGAHPAEQDLAAAEAAAEAVAGADRGELPRLRACVRESLRLYPVVPDLIRVTRAETEWRGVRYPAGTSLLVPAAFHQRDPERVPAAHVFVPGRWKNPGADQDIRMAPFSHGGGRCPGDQLGLMVTAALCAEVLRGHRVASTRPVLDPVGPLPATLDPQGIRLTLTRR from the coding sequence ATGCGTACGGTCCAAGGAGCCGCCCTCGACGGTCTTCGAGCCCGGGTACGGGCCCTCGCCGCCCGGCGTCGCCCCGAGCACGCCGGCCGGACACCCCGCGGTGAGGCACCGGGCGCGGGCCGCCGGCCCACGATGCCGGGGCCGGGGACGGAAACCCCCGGCCGGCGGACCCCCGTCAAGGAATCGTCGCGGTACGCGGTCCTCGCCCCACCCCCCACCGCGGTCCGAGGAACCACCGCCCGAGCGGCCCTCACCGGCGTCGGCGGCCTGCTCCGCGGCCTCGCCCGGCCGCGCCCCGGCGACGTGCGCACCTCCGCCGCCGCGCTGCGTGCCCTGCGCGCCCGCCGAGGGGACGCGCCCGCCCTGATCCGCACCCGCTCCGGGCAGACCTTCCTCGTCCTCCTCGACCCGCAGGACCTGCGCCGCTTCTACGCCGAACCCGTCAGCCTCCTCGCGGCCGCCGCGCCGGACAAGTGCCGGGGCCTGGCCCCCGAGGAGCCCGCCGACTCCGGCTGCTCCCGAGGCGACCTCCGTGCGGAGCAGCGCCAGGTCGGCGCCGAGGTGTTGGCGTCGGACCGGCCCGTGCACCCCTCCTGCGGGCCCTTCCTCACCGCCCTCGCGGACGAGGCCCGGCACCTGACCGCCGCAGGGGGCGCGACCGGCGCCCGCACCGCCCCCGCCTCCCTCGATCTCGCCCGCGCCCGGTACGCCGTACATCGCGCCGCCCGGCGGATCGTGCTCGGTGACGCGGCGGCCGCGGACGAGGAGCTCAGCGGATGGCTCACCCAGCTGCGCGCCGAGGGCCGGAGCCCGCGCGGCGGCCGGGTGCGCGCCGCCCGCTCCGTGCACGACAAGGCCCGCGCCCGCATCGAGGAGTACGCCGACCGAGCCACCGACGACACCCTCGTCGGCCGGGCCGCCCGCCACGCCGATCCCACCGGCACCTTCGACCCCGTCGGCCAGGCCCAGCACTGGCTGCAGGCCCTGGACGCCGTACCGGACACCCTGTTGCGCACCCTGCTCCTGCTCGGGGCGCACCCCGCGGAGCAGGACCTGGCAGCTGCCGAGGCGGCCGCCGAAGCCGTCGCCGGGGCGGACCGGGGCGAACTGCCCCGGCTGCGGGCCTGCGTCCGGGAGTCCCTGCGGCTGTACCCGGTGGTGCCCGACCTGATCCGCGTCACCCGCGCCGAGACCGAGTGGCGGGGCGTGCGCTACCCGGCGGGCACCTCGCTGCTGGTCCCCGCCGCGTTCCACCAGCGCGATCCCGAACGGGTGCCGGCCGCGCATGTGTTCGTGCCCGGACGGTGGAAGAATCCGGGCGCGGACCAGGACATCCGGATGGCGCCCTTCAGCCACGGCGGCGGCCGCTGCCCGGGCGACCAGCTCGGCCTGATGGTCACCGCCGCGCTCTGCGCCGAGGTGCTGCGCGGCCATCGCGTGGCGAGCACCCGGCCCGTGCTCGACCCGGTGGGGCCGCTGCCCGCGACCCTCGACCCGCAGGGCATCCGGCTCACGCTCACCCGCCGCTGA
- a CDS encoding GntT/GntP/DsdX family permease, with protein MTTGLSVETLAAAATGPITSAGNARLGIAVLAGIAVIVLLITRFKLHAFLALTVGSLALGVFAGAPMAKTVASFTAGLGATVAGVGVLIALGAILGRLLADSGGADEIVDTILARAKGRAMPWAMVLIASVIGLPLFFEVGIVLLIPVVLLVAKRGNYSLMRIGIPALAGLSVMHGLVPPHPGPLVAVDALHANLGITLGLGVLVAIPTVIIAGPLFSRYAARWVDIPAPERVVEARPSAGSAHRPRFGATVFTVLLPVALMLVKALVDIVVDDPADPVQRVTDVAGSPMIALLTAVLVGMFTLGRAAGFTRARISTTVEKSLAPIAGILLIVGAGGGFKQTLIDVGVGQMILDVSQNWAVPTLLLAWLIAVAIRLATGSATVATISAAGLVAPLAADMSATGTALLVLAIGAGSLFFSHVNDAGFWLVKEYFGMTVGQTLKTWSVMETIISVVGLGLVLLLSLVL; from the coding sequence GTGACCACCGGTCTCAGCGTCGAGACTCTGGCAGCGGCCGCCACCGGACCGATCACCTCGGCCGGGAACGCCCGGCTCGGGATAGCCGTCCTGGCGGGCATAGCCGTCATCGTCCTGCTCATCACCCGCTTCAAGCTGCACGCGTTCCTGGCCCTGACGGTCGGCTCGCTGGCCCTCGGGGTCTTCGCGGGCGCGCCGATGGCCAAGACCGTCGCCAGTTTCACCGCCGGACTCGGCGCCACGGTCGCGGGCGTCGGCGTACTGATCGCGCTCGGCGCGATCCTCGGCAGACTGTTGGCGGACTCGGGTGGCGCGGACGAGATCGTGGACACCATCCTCGCCCGGGCCAAGGGCCGGGCCATGCCGTGGGCGATGGTACTGATCGCCTCGGTGATCGGGCTGCCGCTCTTCTTCGAGGTCGGGATCGTGCTGCTGATCCCGGTGGTGCTGCTGGTCGCCAAGCGGGGGAACTACTCCCTGATGCGGATCGGCATCCCGGCGCTGGCCGGGCTGTCGGTGATGCACGGGCTGGTCCCGCCGCACCCCGGACCTCTCGTCGCCGTCGACGCGCTCCACGCGAACCTCGGGATCACCCTCGGGCTCGGGGTGCTCGTGGCGATCCCGACCGTGATCATCGCCGGGCCGCTGTTCTCCCGTTACGCGGCACGCTGGGTGGACATCCCGGCGCCGGAACGCGTGGTCGAGGCGCGGCCCTCGGCCGGGTCGGCGCATCGACCGCGGTTCGGGGCCACCGTGTTCACCGTGCTGCTGCCGGTGGCGCTGATGCTCGTCAAGGCTCTCGTCGACATCGTGGTGGACGATCCCGCCGACCCGGTGCAGCGCGTGACCGATGTCGCGGGCTCCCCGATGATCGCGCTGCTCACGGCCGTGCTGGTGGGCATGTTCACGCTCGGCCGGGCGGCCGGTTTCACCCGGGCGCGGATCTCGACCACGGTGGAGAAGTCCCTGGCGCCGATCGCGGGCATCCTGCTGATCGTGGGCGCCGGCGGTGGCTTCAAGCAGACGCTGATCGATGTCGGCGTGGGGCAGATGATCCTGGACGTGTCCCAGAACTGGGCCGTACCGACCCTGTTGCTGGCCTGGCTGATCGCCGTGGCGATCCGGCTGGCCACCGGCTCGGCGACGGTGGCCACCATCTCGGCGGCGGGCCTGGTGGCACCGCTCGCGGCGGACATGTCCGCCACCGGAACCGCACTGCTGGTCCTGGCCATCGGGGCCGGATCGCTGTTCTTCAGCCACGTCAACGACGCCGGCTTCTGGCTCGTCAAGGAGTACTTCGGGATGACCGTCGGTCAGACCCTGAAGACCTGGTCGGTGATGGAGACCATCATCTCGGTGGTCGGCCTGGGTCTCGTCCTGCTGCTGTCACTGGTCCTGTAG
- a CDS encoding gluconokinase, with amino-acid sequence MSTQRVIVVMGVAGTGKTTVGQLLAEALGVPYAEGDAFHPAANVAKMSAGIPLDDADRRPWLDAIGEWIRNSADRRGGVIAASSLKRAYRDRLRAAAPGAVFVHLAGERPLIEKRMAARKGHFMPTTLLDSQFATLEPLQDDELGVVVDVSGSPEDITERALAALRRLPAQQN; translated from the coding sequence GTGAGCACCCAGCGCGTCATTGTGGTGATGGGCGTGGCCGGCACGGGCAAGACGACCGTGGGTCAACTGCTCGCCGAGGCACTCGGCGTTCCGTACGCGGAGGGCGACGCCTTCCACCCGGCGGCCAACGTCGCCAAGATGTCGGCCGGCATCCCGCTGGACGACGCCGACCGCCGGCCCTGGCTGGATGCCATCGGCGAATGGATCCGCAACAGCGCCGACCGGCGCGGTGGGGTCATCGCCGCCTCCTCGCTCAAGCGCGCCTACCGTGACCGGCTGCGCGCGGCGGCCCCCGGGGCCGTCTTCGTCCACCTCGCCGGTGAGCGCCCGCTGATCGAGAAGCGCATGGCGGCGCGCAAGGGCCATTTCATGCCCACCACCCTGCTCGACTCGCAGTTCGCCACGCTGGAGCCGCTCCAGGACGACGAACTCGGCGTCGTCGTCGACGTGTCCGGATCCCCGGAAGACATCACCGAGCGGGCGCTGGCCGCGCTGCGCAGGCTCCCCGCACAACAGAACTGA
- a CDS encoding FadR/GntR family transcriptional regulator — MTTEGSPGQGQGLHTHVLDTLGLAITAGEYPPGSVLRTDEIAERFDASRTVVREVVRVLESMHLVESRRRVGVTVRPTDEWNVYDPRVIRWRLAGTDRPRQLRSLTVLRSAIEPVAAGLAAKLATPEQCAELTEAALGMVRTSRGHQLEGYLRHDIAFHRVVLNASGNEMFARLGDVVAEVLTGRTEHAVMFHDPDPAAVTLHVQVAEAVREGDAARAEELTRRIAVGALEELDVLAP, encoded by the coding sequence ATGACCACCGAAGGCAGTCCTGGACAGGGGCAGGGACTCCACACCCACGTGCTGGACACCCTCGGGCTCGCGATCACGGCGGGGGAGTACCCGCCCGGTAGCGTCCTGCGCACGGACGAGATCGCCGAGCGCTTCGACGCCTCCCGCACCGTCGTCCGGGAGGTCGTCCGCGTCCTGGAATCGATGCACCTGGTCGAGTCCCGCCGCCGGGTCGGCGTCACGGTGCGCCCCACCGACGAGTGGAACGTCTACGACCCGCGCGTGATCCGCTGGCGCCTGGCCGGCACCGACCGGCCCCGGCAGCTGCGGTCGCTCACCGTGCTGCGCTCCGCGATCGAGCCGGTCGCCGCCGGGCTCGCCGCGAAGCTGGCCACACCGGAGCAGTGCGCCGAACTCACCGAGGCGGCCCTCGGCATGGTCCGCACCTCGCGCGGCCACCAGCTGGAGGGCTACCTGCGGCACGACATCGCCTTCCACCGCGTCGTACTGAACGCCTCCGGGAACGAGATGTTCGCCCGCCTCGGGGACGTCGTCGCCGAGGTCCTGACCGGCCGCACCGAACACGCGGTGATGTTCCACGATCCCGACCCCGCCGCCGTCACCCTGCACGTCCAGGTGGCCGAGGCGGTCCGCGAGGGCGACGCGGCGCGCGCCGAGGAGCTGACCCGCCGGATCGCCGTGGGCGCCCTGGAGGAACTGGACGTACTCGCGCCCTGA
- a CDS encoding sigma-70 family RNA polymerase sigma factor yields MDGNAGLTERFEEHRSHLRAVSYRMLGSLAEAEDAVQEAWLRLDRSDVGEVENLGGWLTTVVSRICLNMLRSRESRREDPMEAYPADPAVDRVDTVDPEQEALLADSVGLALLVVLDQLAPAERLAFVLHDLFAVPFDEIAPMVEKSPAATRQLASRARRRVKGAPLVPEADLTRQRLVVDAFLAATRGGNFDALVTLLHPDVVLRADKAVVPTAAPILLRGADTVATSAMAAMQRARATAPALVDGVVGLAMAPLGRLFLVLGFTIEDGLITEIDIVAEPERLGALELAALDV; encoded by the coding sequence GTGGACGGGAATGCAGGGCTGACGGAACGTTTCGAGGAGCACCGCTCTCATCTGAGAGCGGTGTCCTACCGCATGCTCGGCTCGCTCGCCGAGGCCGAGGACGCCGTCCAGGAAGCCTGGCTGCGCCTCGACCGTTCCGATGTCGGCGAGGTCGAGAACCTGGGCGGCTGGCTGACGACGGTCGTGTCGCGTATCTGTCTGAACATGCTGCGCTCGCGCGAGTCCCGGCGCGAGGACCCCATGGAGGCGTATCCGGCCGACCCCGCCGTCGACCGGGTGGACACGGTCGACCCCGAACAGGAAGCTCTGCTGGCCGATTCGGTGGGGCTGGCGTTGTTGGTGGTGCTCGACCAGCTGGCGCCGGCCGAGCGGCTCGCGTTCGTGCTGCACGACCTGTTCGCCGTGCCCTTCGACGAGATCGCCCCGATGGTCGAGAAGTCCCCGGCGGCGACCCGTCAGCTCGCGAGCCGGGCCCGCCGCCGCGTCAAGGGTGCCCCGTTGGTGCCCGAGGCCGATCTGACCCGTCAGCGCCTCGTCGTGGACGCCTTCCTGGCCGCCACCCGTGGCGGGAACTTCGACGCGCTCGTCACCCTGCTCCACCCCGACGTGGTGCTCCGGGCCGACAAGGCCGTCGTCCCCACCGCCGCCCCGATCCTCCTGCGCGGCGCCGACACCGTCGCCACGAGCGCGATGGCCGCCATGCAGCGGGCGCGGGCCACGGCGCCGGCCCTGGTCGACGGAGTGGTCGGCCTGGCGATGGCCCCGCTGGGACGACTGTTCCTGGTGCTCGGCTTCACGATCGAGGACGGTCTGATCACCGAGATCGACATCGTGGCGGAACCGGAGCGCCTCGGCGCACTCGAACTCGCCGCGCTCGACGTCTGA
- a CDS encoding HIT family protein, which yields MPTHREPLDREALDREPMDREPMDLEAYVERTRGGPCFVCAFLAGHPDYAHEILFEDEHHVAFLDRWPTLPGKVLVAPKAHIEHAVRDLDPAAYTRLMLVVREVALAVEDVFDSERTYLYSLGSRQGNAHLHWHIAALPPGVPYEQQQFHSLMTENGVLSPSPAERAATAGLLRAAVAARGVLVPPR from the coding sequence ATGCCGACGCACCGTGAACCCTTGGACCGTGAAGCCTTGGACCGCGAACCGATGGACCGGGAGCCGATGGATCTCGAGGCCTACGTCGAGCGGACGCGCGGCGGGCCATGCTTCGTCTGCGCCTTCCTCGCCGGTCACCCCGACTACGCACACGAGATCCTCTTCGAGGACGAGCACCACGTGGCCTTCCTCGACCGCTGGCCCACGCTCCCCGGCAAGGTCCTGGTGGCCCCCAAGGCGCACATCGAGCACGCCGTGCGCGATCTGGACCCCGCGGCCTACACCCGGCTGATGCTGGTCGTACGGGAGGTCGCGCTCGCCGTCGAGGACGTCTTCGACAGCGAGCGCACCTACCTCTACTCACTGGGGAGCCGACAGGGCAACGCCCACCTGCACTGGCACATCGCGGCGCTGCCGCCCGGAGTCCCCTACGAGCAACAGCAGTTCCACTCCCTGATGACCGAGAACGGGGTGCTGTCGCCGTCGCCCGCGGAACGGGCCGCCACGGCGGGGCTCCTGCGCGCGGCCGTCGCCGCGCGCGGAGTCCTCGTACCGCCGCGGTGA
- a CDS encoding AMP-binding protein has protein sequence MTSLLDGCTPWPAEFVDRYRAAGLWRGDTLDDLLRDRSLRYGPRTALVHGGTRLTYARLNRSVDRMAAGFRLRGLRPGQRVVVQLPNVPEFVITVFALMRAGAVPVLCPMTHRAAEVSHLVRVGQAVGYVGPRAHQGFDLTAMAADIAARGPFLRRVFTFEAPGESSPYGGFTVDPAGCQYYPLGSLDSPPDRPLARSADQVAFFLLSGVAGAEPALVPRTHDAYAYQVRAAAELVSLTEDDVYLAALPAASDFAFGCPGIVGTLSVGGTVVMAEDPGAAACLAAVERERVTVTFLEPGDARLWLDLLPSAQADVSSLRLAQIGGVRSLERATAARVGPVLGCRLQQVFGTAEGVLTLTRPADPDETVLGTRGRPLSPDVEIRVVDADGQDVPEGVSGELLARGPHLPRGYYRAPHRTARAFTPDGYLRTGTLVRRTPAGDLVVTGHLTDVRFAP, from the coding sequence ATGACATCCCTGCTCGACGGCTGCACGCCGTGGCCCGCCGAGTTCGTCGACCGCTACCGGGCGGCCGGGCTCTGGCGCGGCGACACGCTGGACGACCTGCTGCGCGACCGGTCCCTGCGGTACGGGCCCCGGACCGCGCTCGTGCACGGCGGTACCCGCCTCACGTACGCGCGCCTGAACCGGTCCGTGGACCGGATGGCCGCCGGGTTCCGGCTGCGCGGTCTGCGGCCCGGGCAGCGGGTCGTCGTCCAGCTGCCGAACGTTCCCGAGTTCGTCATCACCGTGTTCGCGCTGATGCGCGCCGGCGCGGTCCCCGTCCTGTGCCCGATGACCCACCGCGCGGCCGAGGTGTCCCACCTCGTGCGGGTCGGCCAGGCCGTCGGCTACGTCGGGCCCCGGGCCCACCAAGGCTTCGACCTCACGGCGATGGCGGCGGACATCGCCGCCCGAGGTCCTTTCCTGCGCCGGGTGTTCACCTTCGAGGCGCCGGGCGAGTCCTCCCCGTACGGCGGTTTCACCGTCGACCCCGCAGGCTGCCAGTACTACCCCCTGGGCTCCCTCGACTCCCCGCCCGACCGGCCGCTCGCGCGGAGCGCCGACCAGGTGGCCTTCTTCCTGCTCTCCGGCGTCGCCGGCGCGGAGCCCGCGCTCGTTCCGCGTACCCACGACGCCTACGCCTACCAGGTCAGGGCCGCCGCCGAGCTGGTGTCGCTCACCGAGGACGACGTGTACCTCGCCGCGCTGCCCGCCGCGTCCGACTTCGCCTTCGGCTGCCCCGGCATCGTCGGCACCCTCTCGGTCGGCGGCACCGTCGTCATGGCCGAGGACCCGGGGGCCGCCGCATGCCTCGCGGCCGTCGAGCGGGAGCGGGTCACCGTCACCTTCCTGGAGCCTGGCGACGCGCGGCTCTGGCTCGATCTGCTTCCCTCGGCCCAGGCCGACGTGAGCAGTCTGCGCCTCGCCCAGATCGGCGGGGTCCGGTCCTTGGAGCGGGCGACCGCCGCTCGGGTGGGGCCCGTGCTGGGCTGCCGCCTGCAACAGGTCTTCGGCACGGCCGAGGGGGTGCTCACCCTCACCCGGCCGGCTGATCCGGACGAGACCGTCCTCGGCACGCGGGGGCGCCCGCTCTCGCCCGACGTCGAGATCCGCGTGGTCGACGCCGACGGCCAGGACGTGCCGGAGGGGGTGTCCGGCGAGCTCCTCGCCCGCGGTCCCCACCTCCCGCGGGGCTACTACCGGGCGCCCCATCGCACCGCGCGCGCCTTCACCCCCGACGGCTACCTCCGCACCGGCACCCTCGTACGGCGCACCCCGGCCGGCGACCTGGTGGTGACCGGCCACCTCACGGACGTCCGATTCGCACCCTGA